GGTCTTGGTGAACAGCAGGACCTTGTGATCGGCTTCCTCGGCCGCCTGGGCGAAAGCCCCGGGAACGAGGAGCGCGGTGAGCGCGCTGACGGTGAGTGCCGCCAACGCGCGGCTCGCTCTGGATATGTGCACTGGAATCTCCGTGATGAGGAGGGAAAGGTGCGGTACTTCAGAGGGTGCGGAGGAACGCGAGACCGCCCGTGGCGAGTTCGTCCTGACTCGCTGCGAGCGGGCGCCAGATGGAGGCCGCCGTCGCGATGGTGGTGTTGTCCGGTGTGAAGGACTCGATGACCAACGGCCCGGTGTAGTCCGTGTCCTTGACGGCCGCTGCGAACGCGGCCCAGTCGAAGTGGTCGGATCCGGGGGCGCCGCGGTCCGTGCCGCACACCTGGATGAGCGCGATACGGGCTCCTGCGTCCCGAATCGCCTGGGCGGGGCTCCTCTCTTCGATGTTGAGGTGGTAGGTGTCGAGTGCGAGGCCGCACTCGGCGGGGAGGGCATCGAGGGCCTGTTCGACGGTGTTGATCAGGCTGGTCTCGTACCGGTTGAGGGGTTCGACGCCGACACGTACGCCGCGCTCGCCCGCGTAGGCGAGGACGGGGCGCAGGTTCTCCCGCAGCTCGGCGAAGACGGAGCGCCGCTCGTCCGCGTCGAGCTTCCAGGTGCGCCCCACGGAGGCGTAGGCAGGACCGCTGATCGTCGGCGAGCCGACGGCGACCGCGACGTCGACGCAGTGCCGCAGGTAGTCCTGGGTGTCCCGGACCGTCTCGGGCGAGGCGGCGACCAGTTCCCGGCCGGGGGCCATGACGAGGACCACCGACGCGCCGAGTCCGTGCCCCCGCAGGAGGTCGGCCGTGCGTTCGGGGGACCAGTCGCCCGGGTTCTCGACCGGGAGCTCGACCGTGTCGAAGCCCCATCCGGCGATCCTCGGGACGAGCCGGGCGAGCGAGGTGTCGGTCGACGGCGAGTCCCAGACCCATGTGTTGACGCCGATCGAGGGCATCTACTTACCGCCCCAGTTCTGCGGGTAGCCCGCCATCTTCTCGCAGCCGCAGAGCGCGTAGTGCAGCGGCGGCATACCGGGCTTGAGGTAGGAGTCCAGCTTGTCCTGGGTGATGGCCGGCTGCGGCAGGTTCCAGACCTTCGGCACGCTCTCCCCCTTGAGGATTTTCAGCGCGGCGATGACCGAGGTGCGCCACTGGTAGGTCGGGTAGGTCGGGGCGATCGCGGTGAGCTTCGCGTCCTTCCACTTCTGCAGGAAGTCCTGCTGGTCCTCGCCGTTGAGGGGCGGGACGGGCAGGCCGGCGTCCTCGAACGCCTCGACGGCGGCGACTGAGGTGGCGCCGGCGTCCAGCCAGAGACCGTCGAGCTTGCCGTGGCGCTGGATGTAGTTGGTGACGATGCTCTTGGTCTTGGCGGCGTCACCGTCGGTGAACTCCACGCCGACGACGTCGAGTTCGCTCTTGTCGAACGCTTTCTTCGCGGCCGACCAGCGCGTCTCCAGGACGTCGACGCCGGGCAGGATACGCAGCGCGAGGATCTTTCCGCCGGGCTTGACCTTCTGGGTGAGGAACTCCGCGCCGTCCGCGCCGAAGGCGTAGCCGCCGATCGGCTTGATGAAGGTGACCGG
This region of Streptomyces sp. NBC_00513 genomic DNA includes:
- a CDS encoding sugar phosphate isomerase/epimerase, whose amino-acid sequence is MPSIGVNTWVWDSPSTDTSLARLVPRIAGWGFDTVELPVENPGDWSPERTADLLRGHGLGASVVLVMAPGRELVAASPETVRDTQDYLRHCVDVAVAVGSPTISGPAYASVGRTWKLDADERRSVFAELRENLRPVLAYAGERGVRVGVEPLNRYETSLINTVEQALDALPAECGLALDTYHLNIEERSPAQAIRDAGARIALIQVCGTDRGAPGSDHFDWAAFAAAVKDTDYTGPLVIESFTPDNTTIATAASIWRPLAASQDELATGGLAFLRTL
- a CDS encoding substrate-binding domain-containing protein, with product MSHIQRRLLATAAVAALVALTGCSSDLPGDAPSGSASAGQSADGQKKTGEQSSFFNQADYEAQLAMRTKQPTGPADKPWEQAIDPKPVDTAKYKKAGPYHLCFSNAATNNPWRQVGWKTMQAEVAAHKEIAEFTVLDAEGKDDKQISDIAELTAKGCDALIVSPNTTATLTPAVKGACPKVPVIVFDRGVGTDCPVTFIKPIGGYAFGADGAEFLTQKVKPGGKILALRILPGVDVLETRWSAAKKAFDKSELDVVGVEFTDGDAAKTKSIVTNYIQRHGKLDGLWLDAGATSVAAVEAFEDAGLPVPPLNGEDQQDFLQKWKDAKLTAIAPTYPTYQWRTSVIAALKILKGESVPKVWNLPQPAITQDKLDSYLKPGMPPLHYALCGCEKMAGYPQNWGGK